In a single window of the Pelagibacterium sp. 26DY04 genome:
- the nadE gene encoding NAD(+) synthase codes for MSNLAPSFAAPFSRDALVLDAEAEVERIVLAMRRQLRTDLKRRGLVLGVSGGIDSSVCAALAARAVGPERAFAVMMPENDSDPESQKLAEMLLAHFGIAGVVENIGETLDAMGCYRRRDDAIRALVPEFGPGWGCKVVIANALESDSLAISFLVVQSPAGETRKLRMPAEIYLAIIAATNMKQRTRKQLEYFHADRLNYAVIGTPNRLEYDQGFFVKNGDGAADIKPIAHLLKSQVYQLAEYLGVPKEICRRPPTTDTWSLAQSQEEFYFSVPYAQMDLCLLGLDLGVSREEVATATGLTPDQVTRVWADIESKRKATRYLHLPPLLID; via the coding sequence ATGTCCAACCTTGCCCCTTCCTTCGCCGCGCCGTTCTCAAGGGATGCCCTGGTCCTCGATGCCGAGGCTGAGGTCGAGCGCATCGTCCTGGCCATGCGCCGGCAGCTGCGCACCGACCTCAAGCGCCGGGGATTGGTTCTGGGCGTATCCGGAGGCATCGATTCGAGCGTCTGCGCCGCGCTGGCGGCCCGCGCGGTGGGTCCCGAACGGGCGTTCGCCGTCATGATGCCGGAAAACGATTCCGACCCCGAAAGCCAGAAGCTCGCGGAAATGCTGCTGGCCCATTTCGGCATCGCGGGCGTGGTCGAGAATATCGGGGAAACACTCGACGCCATGGGCTGCTATCGCCGCCGCGATGACGCCATCCGCGCCCTTGTGCCCGAGTTCGGGCCGGGCTGGGGCTGCAAGGTCGTCATCGCCAATGCGCTCGAAAGCGACAGCTTGGCCATTTCCTTTCTTGTCGTGCAATCGCCGGCGGGCGAAACCCGCAAGCTGCGCATGCCCGCCGAAATCTATCTGGCGATCATCGCCGCCACCAACATGAAGCAACGTACCCGCAAGCAGCTCGAATATTTCCATGCCGACCGGCTCAACTACGCGGTGATCGGCACGCCCAACAGGCTCGAATACGATCAGGGCTTTTTCGTCAAGAATGGCGACGGGGCGGCTGACATAAAGCCCATCGCCCATCTTCTGAAGTCGCAGGTTTATCAGCTTGCCGAGTATCTTGGCGTGCCCAAGGAGATATGCCGCCGCCCGCCCACCACCGACACCTGGTCCCTGGCCCAGTCGCAGGAAGAGTTTTATTTCTCAGTGCCTTATGCCCAAATGGACCTGTGCCTTCTCGGCCTTGACCTGGGCGTCTCCCGCGAGGAGGTGGCCACGGCCACCGGGCTGACCCCGGACCAGGTGACCCGTGTCTGGGCCGATATCGAGAGCAAGCGCAAGGCGACACGCTATCTGCACCTTCCCCCCTTGCTTATCGACTAG